Part of the Quercus robur chromosome 5, dhQueRobu3.1, whole genome shotgun sequence genome, tcaaattaaacccaatagttttaaaagttttaaattttaaacctttAAGACTTATGCAAATTAAACACTATAGTTTTGTTATGCTCAAATTAAATCCTGGACTTTTGAAATCATATCAGTTTAAATATCCAATTAAACCTGGAAATAAAACCCCCAAATGAAACTCAAAAAAAGTTCAAGGTTTAAATTGATAGGATTTTAAAAGTCCAAGGTTCGATTTGAAGCTAGTgaaacttttaagttttattttgtaACATTCTTAAACTTCACGGtttaatttcaaactttgaaacTATAGGATTTAATTTGAAAGCATTCTTAAAATATAGGATTTAAAATGTAATTGACCCAAAACAAATTTCAGCTATgatatcattttatatttaactCTGGAAGATAAATGGACAGCTTTTATGTGTTTGGCGTAGTATgatagaaatgagcatatatcTAAAGGttttaattcttatatataaaaaaaaaaaagttttatttaggCTCATAGGCCTATCATATCCTGACATTAATTTCCaatcaatttaaaaacaaataaatattacttATTAATCCAGTACTTTGAACATAACTTTTAATTATAAGCAGGTTGGGTCATTTTCAGTATGTTCTAACAATGAAGAAAAAGGAGGCCAAAGTAAGAAGTGCTCATGTTACTATGTTAGTTGTATAATGTTCTTTAACCTAATGTTAATAGTTCTTTCTCCATTTTAGATTATTGGGTTGACGTATACGCACTTGGGAGGTCAAATTTTGGCATTAGCATCCAATGCTGTACACAAACTTTGGAAATGGCAGACAAGTGATGGGAAGGTATGGATGCCTTTGTTATTAAGGGCAACATGCCCAAGTATATTGTTATTGTAATATGCACAGCACTTTACTAATGCTTCGCTTATTGTAGGCAACTTCTAGTGTGCCACCACAATTGTGGCAACCGCCCAGTGGAATATTAATGACCAATGATATAAGTGACACACATCTTGAACGTGCTGTTCCATGTTTTGCTCTTTCGAAGAATGATTCTTATCTCTTGTCAACGTCTGGtggaaaattttccctttttaataTGGCTACATTCAGGGTAATGTCATTTAATATATCTAGTACCTTTCTAGGGGTCCAATTGCCTGGAAGGTTTAGGAACACATTCTGACTTTTTTACTCCATCTTTAAATGAACCCAAGCATTTGTTGTGCAGACAATGACAACATTCATGTCCCCACCACCTGCGGCAACATCTGTTGCTTTCCGCCCAAATGACAACAACACTATTGCTATAGGCTCTGATGATTATTCGATTCATATCTACTATATCAGAATTGATGAGGTAGTAGCTTGAACAAAGACCTATATTATTCAACCAACGTGAAATGTGTTTATGAAATTCTAAATAGTgacacttaaaattttttatgtgatattTGGACAGGTTAAAATCAAGCTCAAAGGTCATCAAAACAGAGTTACTGGCCTAACCTTCTCTAACATGCTAAATGTTCTTGTATCATCAGGAGGTGATGCTCAGGTATATTCTTCAAAAATGTGAAAGGAATGgaataactctctctctctctctctctctctctctctctctcatggtatgtgtgtgagtgtgcATGCATGCCGGTGTGCATGCATGAGTATATACCTGTGAGCTTCTTTGGTGGCTTAATTACATGTATCATTTTAGGATGTATATTTGTGTAGACTGCCCTTAGGGCCTTAGAGGGCCATGGACCCCCAATGGATGAAAAACCCTATATTGTATGGTGcctcttattttaatttttcatactttAGTAAGATGTCACCTTCTACCGTATTAGTATTAATATATTTAGTGGGCTCATTTCTCAATTATATGTCTAATCTGACATGACATGTCACAGataatatttttatagtttttttttttttttttttttttttttttcattctactTGAAGTTTGTACCTTTACTTGTTTTTCTCTGCTCTCTACTTCGTTGCTCTCTTAGTTCTGTCCTTTGTTCTTGATTTCCAAGCTCTTTCTTCTTATGTGGCTTCCTGTGTTGTTACAACAAGAAGtagatttaatttttgtgtttgatttataGTGGTACGTTCAAAGCTAAATAGCATTATTTGGGTTTGCAAATTTCGTTAAAGTGAATGGGCTAAAAGATATTTTATATGGATAATAATAACGATTAGTTATTTCTCTATATTTTCCCAAGTTATACAATTGACTTATCCTGTATTATATTTGGATATGGGATACTAAAATTTAGTCTGATCATACCAAAGGTGACAGTCAAGTTTGGAAATTTTGTTGGGATGTTGGTGTCAGAAGTTTAGTTTGggaaccaatatatatataagcagagaCTTAATGCGGGGGAGCATGAGGTTCTGCCATGTGGCACACTATTTgaaaagagaattgaaatactCTTAAGTCACATCAGAGataagaataaatttaaaaatagggactctttatttcttttggttaaatgtttcaaaacttttcctctctctcacacaaacaaaactcttTACATGGATGATTGTTCCCcattgcttattgtggtgtctttggagagAGAAATAGTAGGTGCTTTGAAGATAAGGAGAGATCAATACTAGATTTGaagctatttttctttagaaccttAATGGATTGGTTGGCTGCTTTGCAGAACcaatcatttttatcttttcttgacTTCCtagattcttgtaatttttgttcttgattgtttaacccttgtacactccctgtgtactGGGGTGTTCCccttttttgatatcaataaacgtattacttatcaaaaaaaaaaaaaaaaactctttacattTTCATTCACTCTTTTCACCCCTTGCACTTCTACTCCTTTATTTACACATGCCCACAGCTCTTTATGCCCTCCCATCTCAAATAAACCTAGACCAAGAACGATGTCATTTACCTTCAACCTTTCAATGACACCTACATAACTCCAACATTGTCGTACCATTTGATCCTAACCCATATGAGTAGGTTGTGACCAAGGAAGGGGGATTGTGTTTTATATTCAGTGACGGTAGCTTACAGTTTTGATGTTGAAGTCGGGCGTTGTGGATTTTGTGAAGGCTATGATTTGCTCTGAGTCTATGGGTGTTTGGGATTTTGGTGTGGGAAAGtcataaatgtattttgtttgTAGGTTTTTTACTGTTATTTTGTGCAATATAAGTcatagtgataaaaataaaaaacaatgatggtttcaaagtgttttttgtgttttttttggaTGCAGAAGCCCAAGTAAGGGCAATTAAGTTTTGATAAATGGATATGTTTTTAGCCAATTTTTCTTGCttaatcatgtttttcttatacTAATACTTACAAATGATTTCCTTAAGATAATGAATTGGGTGTTTGAGATTGAGATCTCCATATTTGATTGTGAATATAGAGTGGTTGAGAAAGTGTTTGAGAGGTTGCTTAAAATACTTATTTATAGATTTCAAAATGATTTTatcagtttaaaaaataaagtctaCTTTTaactataaatattataatatgtgtCTTATAGtgttatgcaatttttttaaaataaaatatgaattaagataATTATATTTCAAAGCATTCAACAATATTGTgggcaaacataaatattatacaacaaaataagtatttttatatataggtcTTAAtgtacataaaaattatttcaaatgaaattgtaaaatattcGCACATCATACGGGACATCTAGTTTTATTTAATGGAAGAGGTCAATTGTAGAAAAGAGTAAATCAatgtaataataaaaactgaaatataatttaataattgaatCTGAGGTTTCCTAGTTGAAGTCCACAGAAGCACTGAAGCTTCTAATTTGCTGAAGAATATTCTTATCAAAATATTCTGAAAAAAGATTTCAGGAGCATCAATTTTATTGACATCTGTGCATATGTTCAGTTGACATGTCTGAATCTTGAGGAAAATATGCCTGATTCTGCAGAAGTTCTCTTAGGCCTAATGTACATGTTGTTTCATGTGCTTTCTATCAACGTTTTTTTAGGCCCAATGGCATCTACATTATTGATTTCTCAATCATATTTGATCCTCTTATGTACCATTGCAACTACAGTTTGTGCTTCATCAAAATGTGGGTCTATTTTGAGGTGAATAAGTAAATTGATGCTTAAGATGCATCATGCAAATTTTGTGTACTCAATTTTTGTTTAGGTGCAGTTTAATGCAGTGCATATGATGCACTTATCTATTTGAAGAAAGCATAATGATGTACTGAGTGTGCCTTGATGATGTGGCCGAATCAGGGCATTCTATAAGGGAAAATCATGTGTCCAAGAATACCTCTCAAGCAAGCCTATCTTTTAGAACATTTGATCAAAAATTTTAGCCATGAGCACAGTAGATTAGAGGTTAGGTAGACATGTGATTGATTGATTTAGACATGTGGGATAAATGTATTATTTATAGCTTGTGATATTTAGCATGTGATGTGACTAATTCATTTACATGTGCTAAGTAGTTTAATTAGTTATGATGATGCTAATATAACTAACTTTTTTGTGCATAAATATCAATGCTTAGCCAATGTAAAGGaagattttgatattgaatgaaaaattaagtCTTTCAGACGTGTTTGAGGTTGAGAATTCTTCTCCCTCCTGAGGTTGAGATGCTTCTCCCTCCCTATTCCCCCAATCAAAGTGCTTCTCTTTTAATTTGAAGCAcactattttccattgcattACAGTTGCAGATGTAAGAAATGATAATTGTCTTGTGTTTTAGGTCTTCATTTTACCCGGATGGGTGACCGATCTGAAGAAGTAtgcaatattgttttttttttttttttaattatttgtttttggataCTGCTTTCTAGCCATGTGTGTTGATGCTTATTAAGATGCATCATGAAATGTTTGTGTAGCATATACCCAATTTGCTATTAAGGTGTAGttgcaaatgcaaaaatagagaaatactCATGTTGTTTTTCTTGACTTTAAGTGCATGGGTGGAAGAAGTACACAATATTTGATCACGTTTGAAAATACTTCCCCACTAAGTTGAAGAAGTAATGAAGCATGCAATATTAATATGTAGTTTATAATTATTCGTTTTTGGATACTGATGTCCAGTTGTGTTTGTGGAGCATGGATGGATGGGAGAAGCATACTAGTAAATTCTTGCAGATTCCCCCTGGGCGCGTATCATCTCCTCTTGCATGGACCCGTGTTCAATTTCACCAAGATCAGATACATGTACTGGCTGTCCATGAAACTCAAATAGCCATATATGAGGCACCAATGTTGGATTGCCTTAAGCAGGTCTGTCAGGCATAATTATACTTTTACcaaaacttataaatatatagtaatgaGTTTTGAATGTCATATTTTTGTGTTCATGATagaattgtttgatttttgagCCATCATATGCATGAATCGCGGTGCTTTCAGCATAATACATTTTCATTGGGTAAATATTTTCAGTAGAAATAATTTTCAAGAAAGATtataatatttgattattttggttgtttggttgagacttagaaaataattttctagtatttggttgcatgaaaaatatttatgttaAAACCAACATAAATCACAAAAACTAGTAAGCAATATGGTGATTATGGTAATAGTAGTAGGAGTGTGGTGGATGGGGTGGGAGGTggttggtggtgatggtggtgtgGAAGAGGAGGGGGAAGGAAGTGGCAAAGTGGACGTGGCGAAGAAGGTAGTGGTGGCGAAGAAGGTGGTGGTGACACGAAGGATTGGGGGAGGAAGGTAAAGGGTTGTAGCACGAAGGAGCTTTTTGGGGGAAGGGGAAGGGGAGGGGAATAAGGTAGCATGCTGCATGCTTTGTCTGGAGTTTGTTTACACTTTGTGAAAGCATAAAAGTTTGCTATTGCCTAGCAATTTTCGATTGCACCACACTGAACATCAGAAGACAacatttttcagaaaatatttttttctgaaaAAGAATGAATTCATAATCTCAAACGTATTGAAAATAGCTTTGTACATTCTCAAAACTACCTGCTTTTTATGGAGGGAAAACTGGTTATTTTTTACATCACCGgtaatttgttattaaattttattggtGACAGTGGTTTCCTCCAGAATCAAGTGGTTCAGTCACAGATGCTACATATTCATGTGATGGCCAGTTAATCTATGCAAGCATTGAAGATGGTAGTGTGTGTGTCCTTACTGCCTTTACCCTCCAACTGAGGTCTCGGATTAGTCCTGCTGCATATTTATCTTCTAATCCCAGGTGCATCTTAATGTTGTTGATAACTATAAGCAATATATAGTTTATGGGTACTGGTAATCaaagtaaatttatatactCCATGCTTGCTTTCTTCTAAATGATGCTACTGTTGAACAGCTCAAGGGCTTATCCACTTGTCATTGCGGCTCATCCGTCTAAACCTAATCAATTTGCAATTGGACTTACTGATGGTGGAGTACATGTTATTGAGCCCCTAGAATCAGAGGGAAGCTGGTGTGTTGCACCTGTACTTGAAAATGGTGTTGTGCCTAGTGCCAATTCTGCTGCTGGTTCAGGATGATTATTCAGGGCTTTAACTAATAACTGCATGCACACATCATATCTATGGAGCCCTTTTTATTCCAAGgggaaatgaaaataaagaaaatgtatGGCAGTGTTGATATTTAATAGAAGAGACATAGGAGAACGGTCATTACCCTCGtttccccccaccccccccccccccccctatcCTGCCACTTATGACATTACTAGCGCAAGGGCTTTCAGAAATAATGCACTACCCGGATTTTGCAGCTGGTCTAGCAGCAGACTGAGGTCATCTCGAGTTACTATATCCCCGGATTAGGACTGATGGAGAGATATTTACGTCTTGatataataaagaataataatcTTGAATGTTTAGGAACTCTGTAAAAAATTGTCAGGCTGTGAAagcttgatttaattttttatttacttatttagttattccattaatCAGATTTAATTTGTCAAGAACCGTCTATCCCTATTTGGTTTATGTTGTGCAAGCAGCATGTTTGGTACATTTGGAGGGGCATTCTCCTAATTGATGATTATCAATGTCTAATGTCGCAAATGTGTAAAATGATCCGAGGCATTACTCGTTCAATCAAATTTTAGCTTAAGCACGAGTGTCATTTTGTGTGGAGATTTATCTCTGGCCATTTTTAGCtgagggaaaagaaaattgatttcaTGTGAAAGGAATCTGACTTTTGTTTGGAGTTTCTACCTATCGGAAGTATTAAACACACAAAATGAATACTAATCAAAACACAGATTGGTATACATTTTTGTATTGTGATGACTCTGACGTGTAGCTCTTGGTTGACTTTGTtatgaaaattcaaacattagCAATGCTTATGTTTGGAGGATACGAATATGTAAGAATAATCTTTGGGCATGTCCAAGTTTTTTCCATATGGGGATAATAGAGGGGAGAATTGGTGTGTAAGCTTGAGTACAATGGATCGTTCATTAGAGGGTATTGGTCTGTCATCATAGTGTACTAGACGGATAGGTGTAGACTAGGTTGCTTCAGAGGCCTTCAGACGCATGAGGGCTTGACGATCCTTTTGGTACCTGACGATCCTTATTGCCCTTGACTAGCCCATGGAGACATGAACTCTATTGtgttaaataaattttgtaatggtgaaaatcatatacaaaaattttagatttgggTAGAAGAGAGGCATGGCATCAAGCATTGTTTGCAAGTGCAAGTCCAACATAAAGCTCAGGGTGAGATTAAAGAAATATAGTCTGACTATTCCAAGTGACTTGATGATGGTCTCGACAattgaagatttatttatttaaaacgtTAGTCTTAGGAAAccaattcaatatatatatagccaaaacttggagaaaatttaattagattttaattaaattctcaattttgtgtcatgtgttttatttaatttttaattttgtaccaattgaattattgagtgtagacaccaaagagtctaaaaccaattaaattttaaatcatgtgtgtgtgtgtgtgtgtgtgtatatatatatatatatatatatatgaatgagaaatcattacatattttagaaatgcatgattttaaaaaagtgtaagctaataccatgtataatttaaaccgtataattgtgattatttttaattgtacccgtgcatatgcacggagCTACACACTAGTTCCTATAATATacggacaaaatgggcttctgccctttttggacaaattaattagccttttgcccttcttcccaaactaaatagggaaatgccccttttttgaaaatcgagtttctcaaaatcgagttaaaagaaaaaaaaaattatggagccctatagtgacgttttcaaggacctatagtgacattttaaaaacctatagtgacgttttgtaacttgatatccataaaatcgagttataagcaataaaattgcctataactcgatttcatggatatcaagttacaaaacgctactataggtctttataaacgtcactataggttcttgaaaacgtcactatagggcttaaatcgattttgaaaaattcgattttcaaaagagaggtatttccctatttagtttgagaagaagggcaaaaggctaattaatttgcccaaaaagggtagaagcccattttgtcctatAATATActaataattgttgtaattacgtcattttaatttagttatttagttTCATCTAAAATGGATAAGATTGAGATAGTTAGAGTTTAATGCATTTAACACATTAATGACATGCTCTAATTAATTAGAACACATGTAGAATTAGTACGTCTTGAattgtataaaagaaaaagtttggcTATAAttcacttaatatctttttatgagatgtgaattttgacaaatctaccattgtaTTAcgttttcttcttatatctagcatacttgcaaaatttctagaagtTTAAAAATCagtaactatgtcatcaattatgtaaagttgtgatttccaactatgTCGTGTTGATTTTAATttcatgtcaaatttgattgtaatttcttcaatcattttccctGTATGTATGTGGGTTTAATTGTAAGGAATGAGTGTAAGAGATCGGTAAAGATTCAAGTTTCAAAGGATGAACAAGTGGATTTTGCAACTGGCTCGCGATTGTCTCGCGAGAAGCTTACCCACGAAAAGAGCCGCATGTaaagcacatgactggaagatAAAGAATCGTGCTAGGCTATATTTTTCGCGAGTGTCTTATGGGTAAGGCTAACTCGCGAAGGACCCGCGAAAATTTCTGTTTACCTACACTATATATAccatcattacccacaaattgtAAAGAGTGCTTTTCAGGGAGAAAACCTTGGAAAATACATTTGAGAgatagagattgttatacccacaatcatctacacatttccttgtagtttttctcaactcctacctctccatctttACATCTTTGAGAGTTTgctagcccaaacacttaccacacccattctgAGTGTGAAGTGAAATTTTGGTGCTACTAGGAAGTATTAGAAGGAGCTATTCATTGGCAGATACAATCGGGCTAAATTGCGGGATTTGGAGAGCTAGAGAAAACAAGACTCCGAGAAGTCCATTAGTAGCAggacatggggtagactaggcttagaggatcttttgttattcatatactccaactttattctttagtggatcaattttgacttggagggtcgcagagaggtttttcgccgagttcttcagtttcctcttcgataacatgtctcggtgttatcttgtgtttgtatctctcttccctactctttaaactttctttttattgttgataatggatgaatatggcttagggtagtgATAACGATTCTTTGtgcttttttacttttgtttcgcacttagtataagttagagtaaaaactATTTAGCAgttatttttaattgggggtctaaacaagctcttgtgtttttgcACAAATTCGAGCATtcaaattaaatgtttaaatatcaagtttttgtGGTCTAAAATGGGTAAATCTTATATCCATTGTTTAGTTGTATTGAACCAGTTGGGATGGTGATACATGTCCACTTTTGGCCAAATGTCATCATCTCAACGATCTAGTGCATTGGATGCACTGGACCCAACCCAAGcttgtctaaaattatgcataaaaaataaatttaagaatcgaatagtaaatagcATCCAATTAGtatgaaatttgacatacatgttaagaacataaaactCAACCtttagatttcaaaatatgtatcaatgttaattattttagtgggagttgtagttattagtttcaaattattttgtagccaaactttttcCTTGTATAAATAGTTACATTTACTCTCATTTGGGATATTAAATGAATAAACcaaattgttgtttagttgtttctcTCTTAATCTCTATCCTTTTCTCCTAACAATTCTTTGAACAATGGAGATTTGCAGATTAGCAAAATTTCACCTCACTATTACGTTAGTTAGCACGTTGTTGGGGGGCCATTTTTCCGGTGTACAGCCACGTGTTGTCTGTTGGAGGGGTGACCTTGTTAGACTCGCATATGTTTAGGGAATTGCATCTGGAACTCAACATTGGGCTTGGTAGTCCAATGGCTACCAATGTATTTTTAGGCTTACAAAATGGGTAAAGCCCAAAGTCTAACAATCATGAGAATGgttgaaataataaataatatgtgtttgatataatagctttgattaatagttgtaatagtaTTTGAAATAatgtaatatgtatttaaaaattgaagtaatcatgtactcaatgatgtaaatttagAGATATGGAAGCAGAGTCACCTATCTTTTTATGGTTTATAGCTCCAACTGTGTAGCATCATTGAGTTAATAGTATTCCAGCAAAATGACTCTAGCGGTGGAGAGACAGTATGCCATGATAGCTTCaagattgaaggggaaaaatagGTACAaactagagggagagagagtatgtccAGTTGTGAGTAGAGGCTGGTTAAGTTTATCCCCTTTACCATTCACTTAAATGAATTTCACCTTGATAATGCTCTTTTAGTTATTGTGAAGTTATGAATAGTATTGCCTTTCATGGGGAGGGATTTTTAAGATAGGTTTGTGCCTTCTATGAGAAGGGTTTTGTAAGAAGTATTTGTGCCTTGTAGGAGAAGGGCTTTAGTGTGAGTGTTTGATATCTCTTGAGAAGTATGAAGATGGTAAAAGATTTAGATGTTTTGTGGTATATAGCATTTGTAATTTGTAAGATACATTGAAGTATGAGAGATATGTATGGGTATTTTATGAGATGTATGAGCGATATGTAAGATGGTTAATGAATTATGTTAGAGTTGTTGGAAAGATTATAGTGATGGTTGTGTTGCTTTCCAAGATATGAGATTTTATATGAGAAGTGGAGAAAGAGATGTTTAGAGATATGGGTAGCAAGATAGATGTATTTTCTGAACATGAAGAGTGAGAGAATGAGCATAAGAAGAGTAATGGTGTTGTAATTTGTTTAGTAATGTTGCTAAGATTTTCTGCTGGAGGATGGATAAAGGCTTATGAGTAGTGATATAAGGGGCATTTGTGAGCTAAGAGCTGAAGAGCTTAGTTTCTAATTTGGAAACTAAGAACTTAGACACTCAGAATCGCATTAAGAGCTTAAGAAGATAATTAGAGGGATAGGGAAAATAGAGAAATTTATGAGAGAGTTGTTCTTCTCTATTGGGGTGCTTTGGTGTGTTGATGAGGGTCCTATTTATAGCTGAGTTTAAGGGGTTTTTTAGTAAATAATCTCAGCCAAAATCTATCCCAATCAATAATAAATCTTCAAAAAATCCATCTTAGGATTTGGCCGAAAATGGTATGTTTAGCTCTAAAAGGTTTGTTTAGCTCTAAAAGGTTTTTGCTGTTTTGGGTAATATCAGCTAGAGGAAAGATTAGCAGAAAAGGAAAGGATTTTAGCAAGAAAAAGATAATTTCtttagttggttttggtttttagcCAAATAGGGAAAATCTGTAATTTCAAGGCT contains:
- the LOC126725748 gene encoding topless-related protein 4-like isoform X2; this translates as MVPFLIDAHLGMVNDLAFSNQNRQLSIISCGEDRTIKVWDAVTGNKLYTFEGHDAPVYSVCPHPKGNIPFIISVDIDGKIKTWSYDNCCSRVDYVAWGQSCMRMAYSADGTRLFICGTSRGGESYLVEWNKCKEAIKRVYHGLWKQSVGVVQFDTMKSQFLATGDEFQIKFWDMDKGNILTTTAAEDGLPVSPCIRFNKEGVLLAVSTSQKGIKILANADGVRLLHSIENTFRVAPTTIARVLVSYSRSFPDTKPDEVEKSKAWKLTEFNEPSQLCSLQLPDCLWPVQIIGLTYTHLGGQILALASNAVHKLWKWQTSDGKATSSVPPQLWQPPSGILMTNDISDTHLERAVPCFALSKNDSYLLSTSGGKFSLFNMATFRTMTTFMSPPPAATSVAFRPNDNNTIAIGSDDYSIHIYYIRIDEVKIKLKGHQNRVTGLTFSNMLNVLVSSGGDAQLCLWSMDGWEKHTSKFLQIPPGRVSSPLAWTRVQFHQDQIHVLAVHETQIAIYEAPMLDCLKQWFPPESSGSVTDATYSCDGQLIYASIEDGSVCVLTAFTLQLRSRISPAAYLSSNPSSRAYPLVIAAHPSKPNQFAIGLTDGGVHVIEPLESEGSWCVAPVLENGVVPSANSAAGSG